One Candidatus Peregrinibacteria bacterium DNA segment encodes these proteins:
- a CDS encoding DUF4012 domain-containing protein codes for MIRLDIGPEPNLPRPSAKKSKHVVDLKTLDGAKKIEAHSKVTLNMKEEIRMRTLTPDKIQIVGKNYGRRRGLGRIPMLIAALAMILLLNVGQLLFLGKRQGEEALALASQGFMTLQGAGQSFTTGESGGDILLFNQAEQLFEEAKQEGAFLLNTPTPWLDEPAQVKSLRNILDAGSLMASIGVHLSEAKVALELLPKEGSLTEHLRQVSTSHLEPAADEITKINRLLNEVDLTGTGYESQFAEYQSKLLALENMLTLWVAIKEPLLTALGDTHPQTYLVLLQNNDEMRLGGGFIGSFVLVTLNDGRLTQMDFHDVYEYDGQYHGNLEVPLHELRELTPIWRLRDSNISPDFSVSAQKAAWFLEEEGGPGVDGVIAVNLSSAQAFLEVTGPLTLASLPRSLNAEDLPSVLATLVESKTYGATTPKAILNELLTAFSEKAKDPALAAQLFFAAWQETQNKSLSFYHKDPAIQTLFESMDMAGALPNLNELSAETEMPSDYFMPLFTNIGGNKTDRYVESAVSHNTQILEDGSMVVTVEMTRIHSFTETTENALKDTLRNYGFAAWNDALLYTLGKANNQTGIRLYVPEGAQLLETQGLYKDEVQFFYDPSEDHSYFYFDQNLEPGEAQTVTLQWALPWKFQGEFQEYHFNWFKQPGLKNTTFTKTVSAPNDILLSSIPAATQTEKGYDYTYETSTSGDLDFTLLYR; via the coding sequence ATGATTAGACTCGACATCGGTCCCGAACCCAACCTGCCACGCCCCTCAGCTAAAAAGTCAAAACACGTGGTGGATTTAAAGACGCTCGATGGAGCTAAAAAAATAGAGGCTCATAGCAAGGTGACGTTGAACATGAAAGAAGAAATTCGCATGCGAACTTTGACTCCCGATAAAATTCAAATTGTTGGAAAAAATTATGGTCGTCGTCGAGGACTCGGACGCATCCCCATGCTCATTGCAGCGCTCGCCATGATCCTTCTTTTGAATGTGGGTCAACTTCTCTTTTTGGGCAAACGCCAAGGGGAAGAGGCGCTCGCGCTCGCCAGCCAAGGGTTCATGACCCTGCAAGGGGCCGGCCAATCCTTCACAACAGGGGAATCCGGTGGGGACATTTTGCTCTTCAATCAAGCCGAACAACTGTTTGAGGAAGCCAAGCAAGAGGGTGCCTTTCTGCTCAACACGCCCACTCCTTGGCTCGACGAACCCGCTCAAGTCAAAAGCCTGCGCAACATTTTAGATGCGGGCAGCCTCATGGCCAGCATTGGGGTGCACCTCAGTGAAGCCAAAGTGGCGCTAGAACTTTTGCCCAAAGAAGGCTCGCTCACCGAACATCTACGCCAAGTTTCAACAAGCCATTTGGAACCCGCCGCAGACGAAATCACAAAAATCAACCGCTTGCTGAATGAGGTGGATCTCACCGGCACTGGTTACGAAAGTCAATTCGCCGAATACCAAAGCAAACTCTTGGCTTTAGAAAACATGCTCACTCTGTGGGTCGCCATCAAAGAGCCCTTGCTCACAGCCCTGGGCGACACTCATCCACAAACTTACCTCGTGCTCTTGCAAAACAACGACGAAATGCGTTTGGGAGGGGGCTTCATCGGCAGTTTTGTACTGGTCACGCTCAACGACGGACGCCTCACTCAAATGGATTTTCACGACGTTTATGAATACGACGGTCAGTATCACGGCAATTTAGAAGTGCCCCTTCACGAACTCAGAGAACTCACACCCATTTGGCGCCTGCGCGACAGCAATATTTCCCCTGATTTCAGTGTCTCTGCACAAAAGGCAGCGTGGTTTTTAGAAGAAGAAGGAGGCCCGGGAGTGGATGGAGTGATCGCCGTCAACTTATCTTCAGCACAAGCCTTTTTAGAGGTCACCGGACCGCTCACCCTCGCATCCTTGCCTCGGTCGCTGAACGCCGAAGATTTGCCTTCTGTGCTAGCCACCCTCGTTGAATCCAAGACCTATGGAGCCACGACGCCCAAAGCCATTTTAAACGAACTGCTCACCGCTTTTTCTGAAAAAGCAAAAGACCCCGCTTTGGCCGCACAATTGTTCTTTGCAGCCTGGCAAGAAACCCAAAACAAATCGCTGAGTTTCTACCACAAAGACCCTGCCATCCAAACTCTTTTCGAATCCATGGATATGGCCGGTGCCCTTCCAAACCTCAATGAACTCAGCGCAGAAACCGAAATGCCAAGCGATTATTTCATGCCTCTTTTCACCAACATCGGGGGCAACAAAACCGACCGATATGTGGAATCCGCAGTAAGTCACAACACACAAATTTTAGAAGATGGAAGCATGGTGGTGACGGTGGAAATGACACGCATCCATAGCTTTACGGAAACCACTGAAAACGCACTCAAAGACACGCTCAGGAATTACGGCTTCGCTGCTTGGAACGACGCCCTTCTTTACACCTTGGGCAAGGCCAACAATCAAACGGGCATCCGCCTCTATGTGCCGGAAGGAGCTCAACTTTTAGAAACTCAGGGCCTTTACAAAGACGAAGTCCAATTTTTCTACGATCCATCCGAGGATCACAGCTACTTTTATTTTGATCAAAACTTGGAACCCGGCGAAGCTCAAACCGTGACTTTACAGTGGGCCTTACCCTGGAAATTTCAAGGAGAGTTCCAAGAGTACCACTTCAATTGGTTCAAACAGCCCGGCCTCAAAAACACCACTTTCACCAAGACTGTGAGTGCTCCCAATGACATTTTGCTTTCTTCCATTCCCGCCGCCACTCAAACCGAAAAAGGCTACGACTACACTTATGAGACCAGCACTTCAGGCGACCTCGACTTCACCTTGTTGTACCGCTAA
- the mutL gene encoding DNA mismatch repair endonuclease MutL, translated as MSVIRLLSPELISQIAAGEVVERPASALKELVENSLDSGTSSISVEIEGGGLQKIRVVDRGSGMSFEDAALAFTAHATSKIATVEDLFSLASLGFRGEALASIASIAHVLLKTRPVGERMGTALELDAGKLLRHEETACSEGTEITITGLFHPTPARRKYMKSEATEYGHCFDILSELAMAHPNVGFRLLKDGELVFDLPSGQTLHERIRVLYGGQTADALVPVTYEQSNVILRGFVGKPELSRSSRKYQFLFVNGHPIQNRLVGHAVQEAFHSLLMNDKFPWYVLELTMDPAFVDVNVHPRKLEVKFVNTQEIYRIVFGAVKHALEHATLSPLLGRVAAVATSGSSPDKSTESLSFLSFDGSEERPEKSVASLEREHRFIEVKTLQLRPLTQVYNRYIVAESPEGLVLIDQHAAHERVRYERLMKTVDSHASYSQALLTPLQLDLGVESAQLLREHAAAFAELGYEIEEFGGNTFLIRAVPLGLEKRDPEAVLKEVLADVTKEWKQNHVKNVREVLATVTACRGAIKFGDALNMLEMEALIKDMAVTPNCTHCPHGRPALFTWTHEKLEELFKRRNF; from the coding sequence ATGAGTGTTATTCGTCTGCTCAGTCCGGAATTGATCAGCCAAATTGCGGCGGGGGAAGTGGTGGAACGCCCGGCTTCGGCTCTTAAGGAGTTGGTGGAAAACAGTTTGGATAGCGGAACTTCTTCGATTTCGGTGGAAATAGAAGGGGGCGGGCTTCAAAAAATTCGTGTGGTGGATCGGGGTTCGGGCATGAGTTTTGAGGATGCGGCGCTCGCTTTTACCGCTCATGCCACCAGTAAAATCGCCACCGTAGAGGACTTGTTTTCTCTTGCGAGTTTGGGCTTTCGTGGGGAAGCCTTGGCAAGCATCGCCAGCATTGCTCATGTGCTTTTGAAGACGCGACCCGTCGGCGAGCGAATGGGTACGGCTTTAGAATTGGATGCTGGAAAATTGCTGCGCCATGAAGAAACAGCGTGTAGTGAAGGAACCGAGATCACTATTACCGGACTTTTTCATCCCACACCGGCACGGCGCAAATACATGAAATCGGAAGCGACGGAATACGGCCACTGCTTCGATATTTTGAGTGAACTGGCCATGGCACATCCGAACGTGGGTTTTCGTTTATTGAAAGATGGAGAATTGGTTTTTGATTTGCCGTCTGGGCAAACGCTGCACGAGCGCATTCGGGTGCTTTATGGAGGCCAAACCGCAGATGCCTTAGTGCCTGTGACTTATGAACAAAGCAATGTGATTTTGAGAGGTTTCGTGGGCAAACCCGAACTTTCGCGCAGCAGTCGTAAATATCAGTTTTTATTCGTGAACGGACATCCCATTCAAAATCGCCTCGTGGGTCATGCGGTGCAAGAAGCTTTTCATTCTTTGCTCATGAACGACAAGTTTCCTTGGTATGTTTTGGAGCTGACCATGGACCCGGCCTTTGTGGATGTGAATGTGCATCCTCGCAAATTGGAGGTGAAATTTGTGAACACGCAAGAAATCTATCGCATTGTTTTTGGAGCCGTGAAACATGCGCTTGAACATGCCACTTTGAGTCCGCTTTTGGGGCGAGTGGCAGCGGTGGCTACGAGCGGATCAAGCCCAGACAAAAGTACCGAATCGCTTTCTTTTTTAAGTTTCGATGGTTCTGAGGAAAGGCCTGAAAAATCCGTGGCTTCGCTGGAACGGGAGCACCGTTTTATAGAGGTGAAGACCTTGCAATTGCGTCCGCTCACTCAAGTTTACAATCGCTATATTGTGGCTGAAAGTCCGGAGGGGCTGGTATTGATTGACCAGCACGCGGCTCACGAGCGAGTGCGTTATGAACGACTCATGAAAACGGTGGATTCGCACGCTTCCTATTCGCAAGCCTTGCTCACTCCCCTGCAATTGGATTTGGGAGTGGAAAGCGCTCAACTTTTGCGAGAGCATGCAGCCGCTTTTGCCGAACTCGGTTATGAAATCGAAGAATTTGGAGGCAATACTTTTTTGATCCGGGCGGTGCCTTTGGGCTTGGAAAAGCGCGATCCTGAAGCGGTGCTCAAGGAAGTGCTTGCGGATGTGACGAAGGAATGGAAACAAAATCATGTGAAAAATGTGCGAGAAGTTTTGGCGACGGTGACGGCATGTCGTGGGGCCATTAAATTCGGCGATGCCTTGAACATGCTTGAAATGGAGGCGCTCATTAAAGACATGGCCGTGACGCCGAATTGCACGCATTGTCCGCATGGAAGACCGGCCCTTTTCACATGGACTCATGAAAAGCTGGAGGAATTGTTCAAGCGCAGAAATTTTTAG
- a CDS encoding transposase — MEQYNMTKGIRGLRRLLRQFNEATLKPWQRDVLRERILILDWYDHNGKNKAKTARAFETSRSHVQKLVKARKEEGLGGLIPKITGPNNKRGFNLTSEEKQEIERYARMFPDWSHKKLHMFLHQHSISTLYRYLAAKGLLVRNRCPGFLKKPKPRSAWKVQRKKLPKDYQILKPGDLVVLDSIVEFVDSAFNKLYFITCVDVATRIGFALVTKHHSSKAAKALLEKMEEVLQTKIKAVLTDNGSEFLAYFHKACQQQGIEHFFTRPRTPKDNAICERFNLTLQQHLYWRVDLTSPIYKINEVLADWLVEYNCLRPHESLNMRPPVAHYFHLFYSPRPIPEVYLKLWNRTVP, encoded by the coding sequence ATGGAACAATATAACATGACGAAAGGCATTCGTGGACTGAGAAGATTACTTCGGCAGTTTAACGAAGCTACTTTAAAGCCCTGGCAGAGAGACGTACTTAGAGAAAGAATCCTTATTTTGGATTGGTACGACCATAATGGAAAGAATAAAGCCAAGACTGCCAGGGCTTTTGAAACTTCTAGAAGCCACGTACAAAAGCTGGTGAAGGCCAGAAAGGAAGAAGGACTGGGTGGTCTTATTCCGAAAATAACAGGACCCAATAACAAACGTGGATTTAATCTCACCAGTGAAGAGAAACAAGAGATTGAACGCTATGCAAGGATGTTTCCAGATTGGAGCCACAAGAAGCTTCACATGTTTCTTCACCAGCACAGCATTTCCACCTTGTACCGCTATTTGGCAGCAAAAGGATTACTGGTTCGTAATCGCTGCCCCGGGTTTCTCAAGAAACCAAAACCTAGGTCTGCTTGGAAAGTCCAAAGAAAAAAACTCCCCAAGGACTACCAAATCTTAAAACCTGGAGACTTGGTAGTCCTAGATTCCATCGTTGAGTTTGTGGACAGCGCCTTCAACAAACTGTACTTCATTACCTGTGTGGATGTGGCCACCAGGATAGGTTTTGCACTCGTAACCAAGCACCACAGTTCCAAGGCGGCCAAAGCTTTGCTGGAAAAGATGGAAGAAGTGCTCCAGACCAAGATTAAAGCTGTTTTAACAGACAACGGCAGTGAGTTCCTGGCGTACTTCCATAAAGCCTGCCAGCAGCAAGGGATTGAGCACTTCTTCACTCGCCCCAGAACACCAAAAGATAATGCGATTTGTGAGCGATTCAACCTTACTTTGCAACAACACCTCTACTGGAGAGTGGACTTAACCAGTCCCATTTACAAGATTAATGAGGTGCTCGCGGATTGGCTCGTGGAGTATAATTGCCTTCGTCCACATGAATCTCTCAATATGAGACCTCCAGTTGCTCACTACTTTCATCTATTCTACTCCCCTCGCCCCATCCCCGAGGTGTACTTGAAACTATGGAACCGGACAGTTCCTTGA
- a CDS encoding M23 family metallopeptidase → MSKVDAEVQKERHRKLFEGQYHSWLGRVWFYTKRSLKKIWNVLTPSAKVWSEFTHPLDQWPAPKRLYTQLASWSIGLLVLTSINVSNAAFGGGEGVGQEYLSLDATAVHMTDDEGYIIKAMPLEGEATFDMNRAELVEHEVQEGETLSMIAYRYGISISSIRYANTTLGSSDYLKIGQTLKIPPKDGIYITVPSGATLVSLMDKYKGNLDDTKTFNSIESDDDLNSGDQLFIVGGKPEVVYVAAINSGARSTAGGYSATGPSVSAYEIPANDLGWIRPTIGIITQGFKGGHPAYDIADRSKPDILAVMAGTVVDTGEGWSGGYGNHVWIDHGNGYKTHYAHMTEFYVQVGDTVTLGQVIGKMGNTGRVYGATGIHLHFEISYNGTKINPSFMGVW, encoded by the coding sequence ATGAGTAAAGTCGATGCAGAGGTCCAAAAGGAGCGACACAGAAAGCTCTTTGAAGGCCAATACCATTCTTGGCTCGGACGTGTTTGGTTCTACACAAAGAGAAGCCTGAAAAAAATCTGGAATGTCCTGACTCCCTCGGCAAAAGTCTGGTCGGAGTTCACGCATCCTCTGGATCAATGGCCCGCTCCCAAACGTTTGTACACTCAATTGGCTTCTTGGAGTATCGGTCTTTTGGTTTTGACCTCCATCAACGTCTCCAATGCTGCTTTTGGAGGAGGGGAAGGAGTGGGGCAAGAATACCTCAGCCTTGACGCCACCGCCGTACACATGACGGATGACGAAGGTTACATCATCAAAGCCATGCCTTTAGAAGGGGAGGCAACCTTTGACATGAATCGCGCCGAACTTGTGGAACATGAGGTTCAAGAAGGGGAAACGCTTTCCATGATCGCTTATCGTTACGGCATCAGCATCAGCTCCATTCGCTACGCCAACACCACGCTCGGCAGCAGCGATTATTTGAAAATCGGACAAACCCTCAAAATTCCTCCCAAAGATGGCATTTATATCACCGTACCTTCAGGAGCCACCCTGGTGTCTCTCATGGACAAGTATAAAGGGAATTTAGACGACACCAAGACCTTCAACAGCATTGAAAGTGACGATGACCTCAATTCCGGAGATCAATTGTTCATTGTCGGTGGGAAACCGGAAGTGGTCTACGTGGCAGCGATCAACAGTGGAGCTCGAAGCACAGCCGGAGGGTACTCAGCCACAGGCCCCAGTGTGTCTGCTTATGAGATTCCCGCCAACGACTTGGGATGGATTCGTCCCACCATAGGGATCATCACGCAAGGTTTTAAAGGAGGACATCCCGCTTATGACATCGCTGATCGCAGCAAACCTGACATTTTGGCCGTTATGGCGGGCACAGTGGTGGACACTGGCGAAGGCTGGTCCGGAGGTTATGGAAATCACGTATGGATCGATCACGGCAATGGCTACAAAACCCACTACGCTCACATGACCGAATTCTATGTGCAAGTCGGGGACACCGTCACTCTAGGACAAGTCATTGGAAAAATGGGAAACACCGGTCGCGTGTATGGAGCCACGGGAATCCACCTCCATTTTGAAATCAGCTACAACGGTACGAAAATAAATCCTAGCTTCATGGGGGTATGGTAG